Genomic segment of Williamwhitmania sp.:
ACCATAATGGAACCCCATGACCAGGAGTAGGTAATTCCTCCTCGCATTTCGCTATAGTCGCCACCCTTGCCTGTGATTTTGTAGTTGGCTCCCATTTGCTGGGTAAGGTAGGTGTCTTCAGAAATTCGTTCGCTTTCGTGATTATCACGTAAGCTAGCATAAAATCCCCATGATTTCCCAAGGTATCCATAGGTTTCGGCACCATTCCATCGGTGGTAAATGGTGCCGTTGGAGTTGTTAAAAACGGTGCCACCCAAAATGGGATTAATGGTTATGGAGAAAAGGGTGTCTTTGTAGTAAAGGGCATCAAAGCGACGCTTAAAATTTCTGTCGCCATGCAACTCTTTTCCAAAATCTTTAAGGTAGAAATCCAAAATCTTTTGTTGTCTTACACTCAGCATATCCCGTTTTTGCTCGGCAAGAACAAGGTATTTGGCCACCTGCATTCTCGACCAAGGTTTTACTGCGCTGTTCACCTCAATAATGTGGAGGGAGGCTAACTCTTCGAGGTAGAGGTAAACCTCCTTGTTGGCGATGTAAACAGGAATATCCTGTGCTTTGGCCGACAAAGAACTTGCTAGCAAACCAAAGAAAGTAATAGCTGTAATTACAGCGAAGCGAGAGTTGTTCTTTATATCCATTACTTGCTACGAGATCGTTTGATTATAATATTGTAAAGTGCCTTAAAAAAGTAGCGCAAGTCCGTTCTAAATGGAGCTTTCTTATGGGCATCAAGGTATTTTTCTTCCGAAGCCATAATCTCTTCGAGAGAATTGGGTAGGTCGGCATAGAATGGTGGTATCAGACCGGGTTTTGTTTGGATTCTTTTTTTCTGCAACTCAGCTGAGTATAGGCTGTAGTAGTGGGAAGATAGTGGCCGGACGCCAACAATTTTAAGGTCGCCCCGAAGAAAGTTTAGCAGCATTGGCAGTTCGTCGAGCCAAAATTTACGCATGAAACGTCCTAGAGTCGTTACTCGGAAATCGTCCTTAAACTTACCTCCAACGTCCAGCTTGTTTTTTTGGTATATGTATTCCTGAAGGTATTCGGCATAGGGATGCATGGTTCTCATCTTATACACCTTAATGGATTTTCCTCCTTTGCCAATCCTTTTGAGCCTAATTAGCGGACCGTAGGTGGGATCCAAGTCGAAGGTTGGCTTTTTTTTCTTCACTGCTGCAAACCAGAAGCGTCCGTCAAATTCGTCTTCATCCAGCACGACAAAACCGCACGAATATAACCGCCCCAATGTTTCTGCTTTGGAAATAACCCTGTTTTGGCCCCGAGTAAGGAAGAAGTAGATTTGTTTGGTAACTGGAAATTTTGGAAAAATGCGTTTTAGCACAAAGTCGAACAGATAGTAAACGTGCGAAATACCCCAAGGAAACTTATGGAGGATTCTTTTCTTGCGCAGTTCCTGTGTTTCAACGCACCCGATAAAAAATCCCTCGTGACAGAGCTTAGCATTTATTGCTTCAATGAACTTATTTATGTAACGGATATCATTGATGCGTTTTAGATTTACAATGGCGCCATACTTTTTACCAGGGAGAAGTTCTACGTTGAAGACCGTTGTTGTGCTCAAAACAGAGGTGGCACCCTCCTTAACCTCTACAAATTTTGCAATAAAATCGTAGGCATTACTGCCGGCCTCCTCTTCAATTTCCTTAACAATCTTACCAGTTCTTCGATGCTTTGTGAGTTCTGATATGTTGATTTTGGGTTCCTTAAAAGTAGTTGATATAGAGGCTACAAACTCTTCCTGCAGGTCAACATCAATGCCGGGAAGTTCTTCCTTGTGGGAAACCAGTTCCGCTAGGCCAAAGAGGATAAATTCTGCTATGGTTAGCATCCCTGACGAACTAAAAATAACAAAACGTGAAAAGCTGATTACCG
This window contains:
- a CDS encoding sugar transferase, which gives rise to MLKRITIVFFLDILAQVFALLFAIVLKPASLAYYVSTYFLPLLSLLLLWQLAAVIFGKYGIGRHKTILGAISIVFLSNLVAVATFIAVKNIFPVISFSRFVIFSSSGMLTIAEFILFGLAELVSHKEELPGIDVDLQEEFVASISTTFKEPKINISELTKHRRTGKIVKEIEEEAGSNAYDFIAKFVEVKEGATSVLSTTTVFNVELLPGKKYGAIVNLKRINDIRYINKFIEAINAKLCHEGFFIGCVETQELRKKRILHKFPWGISHVYYLFDFVLKRIFPKFPVTKQIYFFLTRGQNRVISKAETLGRLYSCGFVVLDEDEFDGRFWFAAVKKKKPTFDLDPTYGPLIRLKRIGKGGKSIKVYKMRTMHPYAEYLQEYIYQKNKLDVGGKFKDDFRVTTLGRFMRKFWLDELPMLLNFLRGDLKIVGVRPLSSHYYSLYSAELQKKRIQTKPGLIPPFYADLPNSLEEIMASEEKYLDAHKKAPFRTDLRYFFKALYNIIIKRSRSK